One window of the Candidatus Kinetoplastibacterium desouzaii TCC079E genome contains the following:
- the mutL gene encoding DNA mismatch repair endonuclease MutL encodes MFNHNRPIIQLSDLLINQIAAGEVIERPSSIIKELLENSIDAESKSINIHLEGGGIKQITIIDDGCGISKNDLLMSITRHATSKIYTLEELNTSLSLGFRGEALASIGSISDLTIISRTKTDQNAWKINYKEKTILPSSGVPGTTVKVQQIFDNIPARRKFLKSESTEWTHCLSTIEKIAIAHPNISFKILHNKKLQRQWNCSNTETRIKEILGKKITENLINLDSHNEIIKINGTIFESFGNKLRTEDQYLYVNNRFIHDRMINHAIKSACSDISHTSSKFSFVLFIHIDPKLIDINIHPKKNEVKFRDNNAVYNFIKQSIQQAISKTSIVAKISQLKDLPVINHTNNKLIVEQESFKLDHNIEIDQNNPYDKTRTNQDHSYNNQNKHTYSLGIAIAQLHGIYILAENNNGLIIVDAHAAHERITYENLKNNFLKKNIQIQNLIEPIILNAKEEFINITTEYNKEFLNIGFGIKVVSKTQLAIYQIPSIIKIENIEELLLNIINDIKMIGNSFSTTENIYKILSTIACYNSIRANRKLNITEMNSLLRQMEQTDKSSYCNHGRPTWIHLNIKTNR; translated from the coding sequence ATGTTTAACCATAATAGACCGATAATTCAACTATCAGATTTACTAATTAATCAAATAGCAGCTGGTGAAGTAATTGAAAGACCTTCTTCAATAATAAAAGAGCTTTTAGAAAATTCTATTGACGCAGAATCAAAGTCAATAAATATTCATTTGGAAGGTGGCGGCATAAAACAAATTACAATAATAGATGATGGGTGCGGAATATCAAAAAACGATTTGTTAATGTCCATAACTAGACATGCCACAAGTAAAATTTATACATTAGAAGAATTAAACACATCATTGTCTTTAGGATTTAGAGGAGAAGCCTTGGCATCAATAGGTTCAATTTCAGATCTAACTATAATATCACGCACAAAAACAGATCAAAATGCATGGAAAATAAATTACAAAGAAAAAACCATACTACCATCATCTGGTGTGCCAGGAACTACTGTAAAAGTACAACAAATATTTGACAATATACCGGCACGAAGAAAATTTTTAAAATCAGAGAGCACAGAATGGACTCACTGTTTATCAACAATAGAAAAAATAGCAATAGCACACCCAAACATATCATTTAAAATATTACATAATAAAAAACTCCAACGACAATGGAATTGTTCTAATACAGAAACTAGAATAAAAGAAATACTAGGTAAGAAAATTACAGAGAATCTAATTAATCTAGATTCACATAATGAAATAATAAAAATTAATGGTACTATATTTGAATCCTTTGGGAATAAATTAAGAACAGAAGATCAATACCTCTATGTGAACAATAGATTTATACATGATCGCATGATTAATCATGCGATCAAATCAGCATGCTCAGATATATCACATACAAGCAGTAAATTTTCTTTTGTTTTATTTATACACATAGACCCCAAATTAATAGATATAAACATACATCCAAAAAAGAATGAGGTAAAATTTCGCGATAATAATGCTGTTTATAATTTTATAAAACAATCTATACAACAAGCTATTTCAAAAACAAGCATTGTTGCTAAAATTAGTCAGTTAAAAGATTTACCTGTAATAAATCATACTAATAACAAGTTAATTGTAGAGCAAGAATCTTTTAAATTAGACCATAATATAGAAATAGATCAAAATAACCCTTATGACAAAACAAGAACAAATCAAGATCATTCTTATAACAATCAAAATAAACACACATACTCTCTTGGTATAGCAATTGCTCAGTTACATGGTATATATATACTAGCAGAGAATAATAATGGACTTATAATAGTAGATGCTCACGCTGCTCATGAACGTATAACTTATGAAAATCTCAAGAATAATTTTCTTAAAAAAAATATTCAGATTCAGAATCTTATAGAGCCAATAATTTTAAACGCCAAAGAAGAATTCATAAATATAACAACTGAATATAACAAAGAGTTCCTAAACATAGGATTTGGCATTAAAGTTGTTTCTAAAACTCAATTGGCTATATATCAAATACCTTCTATAATAAAAATTGAGAATATTGAAGAGTTATTATTAAATATAATAAATGATATAAAAATGATAGGAAATTCTTTTTCTACAACTGAAAATATTTATAAAATTCTATCGACGATTGCTTGTTACAACTCTATAAGAGCAAACAGAAAATTAAATATTACTGAAATGAATTCTTTATTAAGGCAAATGGAACAAACTGATAAGTCAAGCTATTGTAACCATGGAAGACCAACATGGATACATCTCAATATAAAAACAAATAGATAA
- the miaA gene encoding tRNA (adenosine(37)-N6)-dimethylallyltransferase MiaA, translating into MRGQIIIYTKHRQVISLVGPTASGKSLAAMEVSKEWPIEIINMDSATIYKGMDIGTAKPSIEDQLSTKHYLLDIIDPSESYSVASFCSDTKSLLKKILNNNKIPIIVGGTMMYYKMLKENINILPPSNKILRNIINEKALNKGWLYLYDYLNKIDPYTANRISKNDKQRIQRALEVFFITGKTLSSLISEEKNESNDEKFQFVTISLEPSERSLLHKRINDRFNCMIDRGFLEEIRNLYERHDLNTNMPSMRCVGYRQLWEYLDGKSLLEEAINKSIIATRQLAKKQMTWLRAEPSRYIIDCANKDFIDKTKCHINMILNNKY; encoded by the coding sequence ATGAGAGGACAAATAATCATCTACACCAAACATCGACAAGTTATATCCTTAGTAGGACCAACCGCTTCTGGTAAAAGTCTTGCTGCCATGGAAGTTTCTAAAGAATGGCCTATAGAAATTATTAATATGGACTCAGCAACTATTTACAAAGGCATGGATATAGGCACAGCAAAACCATCTATAGAAGATCAATTAAGTACTAAACATTATTTACTAGATATAATAGATCCATCTGAATCGTATTCAGTTGCAAGTTTTTGTTCAGATACTAAATCGCTATTAAAGAAAATTTTGAATAATAATAAAATACCAATCATAGTTGGTGGAACAATGATGTATTATAAGATGTTAAAAGAAAACATAAATATACTACCACCTTCAAATAAAATATTACGCAACATAATAAATGAAAAAGCTCTAAATAAAGGATGGTTGTATCTTTATGACTATCTCAATAAAATAGACCCCTATACTGCAAATCGCATAAGCAAAAACGATAAACAACGCATTCAAAGAGCATTAGAAGTTTTTTTTATTACAGGTAAAACACTATCTAGTTTGATTTCAGAAGAAAAAAATGAATCAAATGATGAAAAATTCCAATTCGTAACAATTAGTTTAGAACCATCAGAACGTTCTTTATTACATAAAAGAATCAATGATCGTTTTAATTGCATGATAGATAGAGGTTTCTTAGAAGAAATACGCAACTTATATGAACGTCATGATCTAAATACAAACATGCCATCCATGAGATGTGTCGGTTATAGACAATTATGGGAATATTTAGATGGAAAATCTTTATTAGAAGAAGCCATAAACAAAAGCATAATCGCAACTAGACAATTAGCAAAAAAACAAATGACTTGGCTCAGAGCTGAGCCAAGTAGATATATCATAGATTGCGCAAATAAAGATTTTATTGATAAAACCAAGTGTCATATTAACATGATACTCAACAACAAATATTAG
- the purM gene encoding phosphoribosylformylglycinamidine cyclo-ligase: MSNLKYTSLSYRDAGVDIDAGEALVEKIKPLAAKTMRPEVLTGIGGFGALFEISKKYNNPVLVSGTDGVGTKLRLAFDWNTHNTVGIDLVAMSVNDILVQGAEPLFFLDYFACGKLSVGIASDVISGISKGCEISGCSLIGGETAEMPGMYPIGEYDLAGFAVGIVEKSSIINGKYINVGDVVLGLESSGAHSNGYSLIRKIIERTNYKPDQDFYGKAFGDVVLAPTKIYAKSVLSVINKFGSSIKGLAHITGGGLLDNIPRVLNSNLAAKLYKNSWKMPSLFNWLQENGNVEDNEMYRVFNCGIGMVVIVPASDADLIMKEFSSMGENVHRIGEIVNKDHDMTSTYVV, translated from the coding sequence ATGTCTAATTTAAAATATACTTCTTTAAGTTATAGAGATGCTGGTGTTGATATAGATGCTGGTGAGGCATTAGTTGAAAAGATTAAACCGTTAGCAGCTAAAACTATGCGACCTGAAGTTTTAACTGGAATAGGTGGTTTTGGTGCTTTATTTGAGATATCAAAAAAATATAATAATCCAGTTTTGGTTTCTGGTACTGATGGTGTAGGAACAAAATTGCGTTTGGCTTTTGATTGGAACACGCATAATACAGTTGGTATAGATTTGGTGGCTATGAGTGTGAATGATATTTTGGTACAAGGTGCTGAACCTTTATTTTTCTTAGATTATTTTGCTTGTGGAAAGTTATCTGTTGGTATAGCATCTGACGTTATATCAGGAATATCAAAAGGGTGTGAGATCTCAGGATGCTCTTTGATTGGAGGAGAAACAGCTGAGATGCCAGGCATGTATCCTATTGGTGAGTATGATCTTGCTGGATTTGCTGTTGGTATAGTTGAGAAATCATCTATAATCAATGGAAAATATATCAATGTAGGAGATGTAGTTCTAGGTTTAGAATCGAGTGGAGCTCATTCTAATGGTTATTCTTTGATTAGAAAGATTATAGAGAGGACTAATTATAAACCTGATCAAGACTTTTATGGTAAAGCTTTTGGTGATGTGGTATTGGCTCCAACTAAGATATATGCAAAATCTGTTTTGTCTGTTATAAATAAATTTGGTAGTAGTATTAAGGGATTGGCTCATATAACTGGTGGTGGGTTATTGGATAATATACCTAGAGTATTAAACTCTAATTTAGCAGCGAAGTTATATAAGAACTCTTGGAAAATGCCAAGCTTATTTAATTGGTTGCAAGAAAATGGTAACGTAGAAGATAATGAGATGTATAGAGTTTTCAATTGTGGTATAGGGATGGTAGTTATAGTTCCTGCTAGTGATGCTGATCTTATAATGAAAGAGTTCTCATCTATGGGTGAAAATGTTCATAGAATAGGGGAGATTGTAAATAAAGATCATGATATGACTTCCACTTATGTGGTTTAG
- the hda gene encoding DnaA regulatory inactivator Hda encodes MSLQQLVLNISPDHEPSLANYITGKNAEALYAAQVLTKGRALYLWGPKGSGKSHILRSLTRNKKTKYLNSTNCDEILNLAINNEMDFPTTIAMDDVHLLNNEQQSGLFSLYNRWRELSNTKKAFALILSGNNPPMLMNLREDLRTRLGWDLSFRLEPLSDHDKLNALKLLANNLGASNIDNVIEWMLKYHDRDITSLTNLLVSLDKYSIANKRPITIRLLRTMLKESD; translated from the coding sequence ATGAGCCTCCAACAGCTTGTTCTAAATATATCACCAGATCATGAACCGTCATTGGCAAATTACATTACAGGTAAAAATGCCGAAGCCTTATATGCTGCTCAAGTTCTAACAAAAGGAAGAGCTTTATATCTATGGGGACCTAAAGGATCAGGTAAAAGTCATATTTTAAGATCGTTAACAAGAAATAAAAAAACTAAATATCTTAACTCTACTAATTGTGATGAAATTCTAAATTTAGCAATTAACAATGAAATGGATTTCCCAACAACCATAGCAATGGATGACGTACATTTATTAAATAATGAACAACAATCTGGACTATTTAGTCTGTATAATAGGTGGCGAGAATTATCGAACACTAAAAAAGCCTTTGCTTTAATCTTATCAGGTAATAATCCTCCTATGCTAATGAATTTACGCGAAGATTTAAGAACTCGTTTAGGATGGGATTTATCATTTCGCCTAGAACCTCTATCAGACCATGACAAACTAAATGCACTTAAATTATTAGCAAATAATTTAGGAGCATCAAATATAGATAATGTTATAGAATGGATGCTAAAATATCATGACCGTGATATAACATCACTTACAAATTTATTAGTATCTTTAGATAAGTATTCTATAGCAAATAAACGACCTATTACTATAAGACTACTCAGGACAATGTTAAAAGAATCGGATTAA
- a CDS encoding HAD family hydrolase, whose translation MHNNLALFDLDHTLLPIDSDYQWTMFLANNGRTGKNPEEAIQQNNDLMNKYNQGELSAKESVKFMLGLLKPHTPFELSKWHEEFMMEIIRPSITEEAISLVKTHLEQGDLCAIVTATNNFVTEPIARAFGIKKLIATEAEYVNGKYTGNVIGIPSFKEGKITRVNQWLSSIGYDINSFTKSYFYSDSINDLPLLEKVTDPVATNPSNNLRSIAKNRNWKIIDIFKNLKDNKS comes from the coding sequence ATGCATAATAATCTTGCCTTATTTGACTTAGACCATACGCTATTGCCTATAGATAGTGATTATCAATGGACTATGTTTTTAGCAAACAACGGTAGAACAGGTAAAAACCCAGAAGAAGCTATCCAACAAAACAATGATTTAATGAATAAATATAATCAAGGTGAACTTTCTGCTAAAGAATCTGTAAAGTTTATGTTGGGTTTATTAAAACCTCATACTCCTTTTGAATTATCTAAATGGCATGAAGAATTTATGATGGAAATTATTCGACCATCAATTACAGAAGAAGCTATAAGTTTGGTAAAAACACATCTAGAACAGGGAGATTTATGTGCAATAGTAACAGCAACAAATAATTTTGTCACAGAACCAATAGCAAGAGCTTTCGGTATAAAAAAATTAATAGCAACTGAAGCAGAATATGTAAATGGTAAATACACAGGAAACGTTATTGGCATACCTAGTTTTAAAGAAGGTAAAATTACACGAGTAAATCAATGGTTATCAAGTATAGGATATGATATTAATAGTTTTACAAAATCATATTTTTATAGTGACTCTATAAATGATTTACCTTTATTAGAGAAGGTTACAGACCCTGTAGCTACAAATCCTAGTAATAATCTAAGATCTATTGCAAAAAATAGAAACTGGAAAATTATAGATATTTTTAAAAACCTAAAAGACAATAAATCTTAA
- the pcnB gene encoding polynucleotide adenylyltransferase PcnB, whose translation MFTKAVKRICSFFDKSSPRIIKKNKHNICIDTISPNAIKICRTLNKEGFSAYIVGGAIRDLMTGIKPKDFDIATNAKPEQVKALFRRAYIIGKRFKIVHVKFGQELIEISTFRSSSLEKDEHGRILKDNSFGTQEEDVARRDFTINSLYYNPINEEIIDFYNGIKDLRNRNVKIIGNPEERYREDPVRMLRAVRFASKINGTIEEQSSNGINKLKDLIKNVPQARLFDETIKILTCGNALDCLKKLNSKKLLDNLLPSLPKTLEDQSSISFLGLALSNTDSRISKDKNISPSFLLAVILWNPIKILYKKLLEEENNPFIAMMKASENILEEQDNILKIYKKITIDARDIWLMQIKFESKNIKNAYKLIEHAKFKAAYDFLQIRYLSKEFDNKPMVQWWNDFYISDETTRKTMIKEKQKRYRKKSKNSEKT comes from the coding sequence ATGTTTACTAAAGCTGTTAAAAGAATATGCTCTTTTTTTGATAAATCTAGTCCTAGAATAATAAAAAAAAATAAGCATAACATATGTATAGATACTATATCTCCTAATGCCATAAAAATATGCAGAACCCTAAACAAAGAAGGATTTAGCGCATATATAGTTGGAGGTGCTATTCGTGATTTAATGACTGGCATCAAACCAAAAGATTTTGATATAGCAACTAATGCCAAACCTGAACAAGTAAAAGCCTTATTTAGAAGAGCCTATATAATAGGGAAACGCTTTAAGATTGTACATGTTAAATTTGGTCAAGAACTAATAGAAATATCAACTTTTAGATCATCTTCGCTAGAAAAAGATGAACATGGTAGAATTTTGAAAGACAATTCTTTTGGAACACAAGAAGAAGACGTAGCAAGACGAGATTTTACAATAAACTCTTTATACTACAATCCTATTAATGAAGAAATAATAGATTTTTATAACGGAATAAAAGATTTAAGAAATAGGAATGTAAAAATAATTGGAAATCCAGAAGAGAGATATAGAGAAGATCCTGTAAGAATGCTAAGAGCAGTTAGATTTGCCTCAAAAATCAACGGGACAATAGAGGAACAATCTAGTAACGGAATAAATAAACTTAAAGACTTAATAAAAAATGTTCCTCAAGCAAGACTGTTTGATGAAACAATTAAAATTCTTACTTGTGGCAATGCTCTTGATTGTTTAAAAAAACTAAACTCGAAGAAATTATTAGATAACTTACTACCATCATTACCCAAAACATTAGAAGATCAATCCTCTATATCCTTCTTAGGACTAGCTCTTTCTAATACAGATAGTAGAATATCAAAAGACAAAAACATAAGCCCAAGTTTCTTATTAGCAGTAATATTATGGAACCCTATTAAGATACTTTACAAAAAACTTCTTGAAGAAGAAAATAATCCATTCATAGCAATGATGAAAGCATCAGAGAATATACTAGAAGAACAAGATAATATTCTCAAAATATATAAAAAAATCACAATAGATGCTAGAGATATTTGGCTTATGCAAATAAAATTTGAATCAAAAAACATAAAGAATGCCTACAAATTAATTGAACATGCTAAATTTAAAGCAGCTTATGATTTTTTACAAATAAGATATTTGTCCAAAGAATTTGATAACAAACCTATGGTTCAATGGTGGAATGATTTTTATATTTCTGATGAAACCACAAGAAAAACGATGATAAAAGAAAAACAAAAACGATATAGAAAAAAATCAAAAAACTCAGAAAAAACGTGA
- the folK gene encoding 2-amino-4-hydroxy-6-hydroxymethyldihydropteridine diphosphokinase encodes MDNVKTYISLGSNQGNSLKNIEEVIKYLKNVFIRTNCKTSRIYLTEPINADGPYFVNAVMQIYLNMEPFALLKKIQETENIFGRIRSYKNAPRTMDIDILLYGQKIIQHQNLIIPHPRMHERLFVLKPLQDIDMYLEIPNHGKINLLIDKINNQKISVIK; translated from the coding sequence ATGGATAATGTAAAAACCTATATCAGTTTGGGATCTAATCAAGGTAATAGTCTAAAAAACATAGAAGAAGTTATTAAATATTTAAAAAATGTATTTATAAGAACTAACTGTAAAACATCAAGAATATATTTAACCGAGCCTATAAATGCTGATGGACCATATTTTGTTAATGCTGTAATGCAAATATATTTAAACATGGAACCATTTGCTTTACTAAAAAAAATTCAAGAAACGGAAAATATCTTTGGAAGAATAAGATCTTATAAAAATGCTCCAAGAACAATGGATATAGATATACTGTTATATGGTCAAAAAATAATACAACATCAAAATTTGATAATTCCTCATCCTAGAATGCATGAAAGACTGTTTGTTCTAAAACCTTTACAAGATATAGATATGTATTTGGAAATACCAAACCATGGTAAAATTAATTTATTGATAGATAAGATCAATAACCAGAAAATTAGTGTGATCAAGTGA
- the glyQ gene encoding glycine--tRNA ligase subunit alpha: protein MLTFQQIIFNLQKYWHKQGCIILQPYDMEIGAGTSHTATFLRAIGPEPWRASYVQPSRRPKDGRYGKNPNRLQQYYQFQVILKPSPFDIIDLYIESLKELGINPLEHDIRFIEDNWENPTLGAWGLGWEVWLNGMEITQFTYFQQIGGLDCNPTTGEITYGLERLAMYLQNIDNVYDIVWAKNHKDSNILYGDIHLQNEVEQSKFNFEYASVDMLFRHFNDYENEANKLIKLLLPIPAYERTLKAAHIFNLLDARNSISVTERASYISRIRNLSKSIAQIYYLTRENLNFPLLSK from the coding sequence ATGCTTACTTTTCAACAAATTATCTTTAACTTACAAAAATATTGGCATAAACAAGGATGTATTATTCTTCAACCATACGATATGGAAATAGGAGCAGGAACATCTCATACAGCAACCTTTCTAAGAGCTATTGGACCAGAACCTTGGAGAGCATCCTATGTTCAACCATCTAGGAGACCCAAAGATGGCAGATATGGTAAGAATCCTAATAGATTACAACAATATTATCAATTTCAAGTAATACTAAAACCATCACCATTTGATATTATAGACCTATACATAGAATCTTTAAAAGAACTAGGAATTAATCCATTAGAACATGATATTCGTTTCATAGAAGACAATTGGGAGAATCCTACATTAGGAGCTTGGGGTTTAGGGTGGGAAGTTTGGTTAAATGGTATGGAAATAACTCAATTTACCTATTTTCAACAAATAGGAGGATTAGATTGCAATCCAACTACTGGAGAAATTACTTATGGTCTAGAAAGACTAGCCATGTATTTACAAAATATAGATAATGTATACGATATTGTTTGGGCAAAAAATCATAAAGATTCTAATATTTTATATGGTGATATACACCTTCAGAATGAAGTAGAACAATCTAAGTTTAATTTTGAATATGCATCAGTTGATATGTTATTTAGACATTTCAATGATTATGAGAATGAAGCAAATAAGCTAATAAAACTACTTCTTCCTATACCTGCATATGAAAGAACACTTAAAGCAGCCCATATATTTAATTTGTTAGATGCTCGTAATTCTATAAGCGTCACAGAAAGAGCCTCATATATATCAAGAATTAGAAATCTATCTAAATCTATAGCACAAATATATTATTTAACAAGAGAAAATTTAAATTTTCCATTGTTATCAAAGTAA
- the glyS gene encoding glycine--tRNA ligase subunit beta: protein MSTQPLTIELITEELPPKKLNDIENSFKNSIYLFLKNNKVLTEDTIIQSYSTPRRLAVSFSKVLNKSPDIKKEERLMPKTIGIEENGKPTQTLLKKLKAKGLENNYQNKLKILLDGRQEFLIIENEIPGKTIEDILQEAITNTVHLLSSHYQSMRYQTQDEVSTVKFIRPARNLFVLFGTKVININALGLNATNKTIGHRFIKNIPLEIDRAHNYENFLEENGFVIPSYTKRKTYILKELEAKANEENTTLGNNTDLENLLNEVTATVEYPKIYIGSFNKSFLELPTECLILTMRLHQRYFPLFDKVTNKLTNKFLIVSNTNTNNCDNIVKGNQKVIHPRLADAKFFYDKDIQIPLIDRVTKLKNVIYHNKIGSQLDRVYRLKSISTYIANIIKIDPKMPNRAAELSKADLESLMVNEFPELQGIIGSYYAQIQGENSTVVAAIRDQYKNKFETIVSEENIISAILFIAERIENLIGMFSIKIYPTGESDQFGLRRAALGIISAFEQMEKGNIFKNKNNTEYLSISELSNMTFSLFENNNLDSSTPEKVIIFIYERYKNQLIKNFERDTIEAVLSKKPPLHQILPIITSINDFKKTSYFTDLISINKRINNFLKKSPEQLTDLNHQLLENESERLLVIEILKIENDLAELLKLGEFKKYLILVSSLTKHIEIFFEENVVMDNNELIRNNRLNILSNIKSIINNFVDISYLAT, encoded by the coding sequence ATGAGCACACAGCCATTAACAATAGAATTAATAACTGAAGAACTACCTCCTAAAAAATTAAATGATATTGAAAATTCTTTTAAGAATTCTATATACTTATTTCTAAAAAATAATAAGGTGTTGACTGAAGATACTATAATACAAAGCTACTCGACTCCTAGAAGACTGGCAGTATCTTTTTCTAAAGTTCTAAATAAATCCCCTGATATAAAAAAAGAAGAACGCCTTATGCCTAAAACAATAGGCATAGAAGAGAATGGCAAACCAACCCAAACTTTACTAAAAAAACTAAAAGCAAAAGGCTTAGAAAATAACTATCAAAATAAATTAAAAATTTTGTTGGATGGGAGACAAGAATTTTTGATAATAGAAAATGAAATCCCTGGTAAAACAATAGAAGATATTTTACAAGAAGCAATAACCAACACAGTGCATTTACTATCTAGTCATTATCAATCTATGAGATATCAAACACAAGATGAAGTTAGCACTGTAAAATTTATCAGACCAGCTAGAAATCTATTTGTTTTATTCGGAACTAAAGTCATAAATATAAATGCACTAGGTTTAAATGCAACAAATAAAACTATTGGACATAGATTTATTAAAAACATCCCACTAGAAATAGACCGTGCCCATAATTACGAAAATTTCTTAGAAGAAAACGGATTTGTAATTCCATCTTATACAAAAAGAAAAACATATATTCTAAAAGAACTTGAAGCTAAAGCAAATGAAGAAAATACTACCTTAGGAAATAATACAGATCTAGAAAATCTTTTAAATGAAGTAACTGCCACAGTAGAATATCCAAAAATATATATAGGAAGTTTTAATAAAAGCTTTTTAGAACTACCTACTGAATGCTTAATATTAACGATGAGATTACATCAAAGATATTTCCCTTTGTTTGATAAAGTGACAAACAAATTAACAAATAAATTTCTAATAGTTAGCAATACTAATACAAATAACTGTGACAACATTGTCAAAGGCAATCAGAAGGTTATTCACCCAAGATTAGCTGATGCTAAATTTTTCTATGATAAAGATATTCAAATACCTCTAATCGATAGAGTTACAAAACTCAAAAATGTTATTTACCATAATAAAATAGGTTCTCAATTAGATAGAGTATATCGATTAAAATCTATATCTACATACATTGCAAATATAATAAAAATTGATCCTAAAATGCCTAATCGTGCTGCAGAATTATCAAAAGCAGATTTAGAGTCTCTAATGGTAAATGAATTTCCAGAACTTCAAGGAATAATTGGCTCATATTATGCACAAATACAAGGGGAAAATTCTACTGTTGTAGCCGCAATAAGAGATCAATATAAAAATAAATTTGAAACAATAGTATCTGAAGAAAATATTATTTCAGCTATCTTGTTTATAGCTGAGAGAATAGAAAATTTGATAGGAATGTTTAGCATAAAAATATATCCTACTGGAGAAAGCGATCAATTTGGACTTCGTAGAGCAGCACTGGGAATAATAAGCGCTTTTGAACAAATGGAGAAAGGGAATATATTTAAAAATAAGAATAATACAGAATATCTTTCCATATCAGAATTATCAAATATGACATTTTCTCTATTTGAAAATAATAACTTAGATAGCTCTACCCCAGAAAAAGTTATCATTTTTATATATGAACGCTATAAGAATCAACTAATAAAAAATTTTGAAAGAGATACTATAGAAGCTGTCTTATCGAAAAAACCTCCTTTACATCAAATATTACCTATAATTACATCTATAAATGATTTTAAAAAAACATCCTATTTTACAGACTTAATATCAATTAATAAAAGAATAAATAATTTTCTAAAAAAATCTCCAGAGCAGCTAACTGATCTAAATCATCAACTACTAGAGAATGAATCTGAACGTCTTCTTGTAATAGAAATTCTAAAAATAGAAAATGATTTAGCAGAATTACTAAAATTAGGTGAGTTTAAGAAATATTTAATTTTAGTCTCTTCATTAACAAAACATATTGAGATATTCTTTGAGGAAAACGTAGTCATGGATAATAATGAACTTATCCGCAATAATAGACTGAACATATTATCAAATATAAAATCTATTATAAATAATTTTGTAGATATTTCTTATTTGGCAACCTAA